One Nerophis lumbriciformis linkage group LG21, RoL_Nlum_v2.1, whole genome shotgun sequence DNA segment encodes these proteins:
- the zp3d.2 gene encoding zona pellucida sperm-binding protein 3d.2 isoform X1 encodes MFVVPLLGFLTLFAASQADEARQLSPRRASPQTKDAILTQGPRKARPPYLKLPVYVTSELPPREKLHLFPATGTGLEPLPGPVQGRLLPAQPGRKPRGPAEDSVKTLCKMDKMLVKVPKGILGGGEVKSEIKLGTCGAKKSSKNYVYFVSKLSQCGTKRQILNGHVTYWNTLQYEPEMPEGFVRRTAPFTLPVACNYTRYQYSYKIGYLPKIRIRQIVKVMRNSANFILTPRNAQWERLSSWDQYVLGEPMYFEAEGPPMPDDMRLYLRSCYVTPDKSHTSTPQFAVVTNFGCMAESKYGRSRFIAYKNNAVRFSVDAFLFRGMTNQQLHMHCSMSAESASPTPTAKSCNYDTHAARWVELYGSDWVCACCNSNCGPAAPAVRTMTSSSGGWMVQPERQFFKNKKTTSLPHTKAAPPVKVMASATTTEAKPERRTDLKWPFGGRGVEWVELDGEVKKVKGTTVVELDFLETQHIFEEPEVKVSKNSERKKPTTTVLTSPPRPRTAAEGTTTPWPEVKGRLDHTVTETEWPIGGGGVEWVEEEGDEEEEEVVKGSAVVLEEVKQPRRTFEDFFEFDQ; translated from the exons ATGTTTGTTGTCCCGCTGCTCGGCTTCTTGACGCTGTTTGCTGCCAGCCAGGCGGACGAAGCGCGGCAATTATCGCCAAGGCGCGCTTCACCGCAAACAAAAGACGCCATCTTGACTCAAGGCCCCCGCAAAGCAAGGCCACCTTACCTCAAACTTCCCGTCTACGTCACCTCCGAGCTTCCGCCGCGGGAGAAACTCCATCTGTTCCCGGCCACAGGCACCGGCCTGGAGCCTCTGCCCGGGCCCGTGCAGGGGCGTCTTCTCCCGGCGCAGCCTGGCCGGAAGCCGCGGGGCCCGGCGGAGGACTCGGTCAAGACTTTATGCAAAATGGACAAAATGCTCGTCAAAGTGCCAAAGGGCATTTTGGGCGGCGGGGAAGTAAAGTCTGAAATTAAACTTGGAACATGTGGAGCCAAGAAATCGTCGAAGAACTATGTTTACTTTGTGAGTAAACTGAGCCAGTGTGGAACCAAGCGACAG ATCCTCAATGGACATGTGACATATTGGAACACTTTGCAATACGAGCCGGAGATGCCCGAAGGATTCGTAAGAAGAACTGCACCCTTCACATTGCCTGTTGCCTGCAATTACACCAG GTATCAATACTCTTACAAAATTGGATACCTTCCGAAGATTCGCATCCGCCAGATCGTTAAAGTGATGAGGAACAGTGCGAATTTCATTCTGACTCCACGGAATG CTCAGTGGGAAAGGCTGTCCTCGTGGGATCAGTACGTGCTCGGGGAGCCCATGTACTTTGAGGCGGAAGGCCCGCCCATGCCCGACGACATGAGGCTGTATCTCCGCTCGTGTTACGTCACACCCGACAAGTCGCACACGTCCACACCTCAGTTTGCGGTCGTTACGAACTTCGG GTGCATGGCTGAGAGTAAATACGGTCGCTCCAGATTCATCGCGTACAAGAACAACGCCGTCCGTTTCTCCGTGGATGCTTTCTTGTTCAGAGGAATGACGAACCAA CAGCTCCACATGCACTGCAGCATGTCTGCAGAAAGCGCCTCCCCCACGCCAACTGCGAAGTCCTGCAACTACGACACCCACGCAGCAAG ATGGGTGGAGCTTTATGGTTCAGATTGGGTGTGTGCCTGCTGCAACTCCAACTGTGGCCCTGCTGCCCCTGCAG TTCGCACAATGACCAGCAGCAGCGGAGGATGGATGGTGCAGCCTGAAAGGCAGTTCTTCAAGAACAAGAAGACGACATCGCTTCCTCACACCAAGGCAGCACCACCTGTGAAAGTGATGGCCTCGGCGACGACAACAGAGGCCAAGCCGGAGCGTCGCACAGATCTGAAGTGGCCGTTTGGAGGTAGAGGAGTGGAGTGGGTGGAGCTGGATGGGGAGGTGAAGAAGGTGAAAGGCACCACTGTCGTGGAGCTGGATTTCCTGGAAACTCAGCACATCTTTGAAG AGCCCGAAGTCAAAGTCTCCAAAAATTCAGAGAGGAAGAAGCCCACCACCACAGTGCTGACTTCACCACCACGACCGAGGACTGCCGCAGAGGGCACTACCACGCCTTGGCCTGAAGTGAAGGGTAGGCTGGACCATACCGTCACAGAGACGGAGTGGCCGATTGGAGGTGGAGGGGTAGAGTGGGTAGAGGAGGAGggtgatgaggaggaggaggaggtggtgaAGGGATCTGCTGTTGTGCTGGAGGAGGTCAAACAACCTCGTAGAACTTTTGAAGACTTCTTTGAGTTTGACCAATAA
- the fli1rs gene encoding fli-1 proto-oncogene, ETS transcription factor-related sequence isoform X2 yields MHMKTEINSPGGYSHVSKQSPEPDWVSAAPQNPGKRGEHVNGSNHESPVDCSVTKRSRHMSNDGVTTAYQPSYTEPRVSPQNVTPPSSTTEEKRVIVPADPEVWTQDHVRQWLDWAIKEYVLEEVDIMLFQALDGKALCKLTKEDMMHLTSAYNADILLSHLNYLRQSSPTFSYSTTPSNNTPPPVPPPQPRLQVKAESSFEEIGRRNSWSANSMTVVPKGSSMEHQHNRVTEPAPRIVLDPYQTLGPISSRLANPEGQAVGSSKNRTGKQSSYKLPDLSAQRPVGSGQIQLWQFLLELLSDSNNANIITWEGTNGEFKMTDPDEVAKRWGERKSKPNMNYDKLSRALRYYYDKNIMTKVHGKRYAYKFDFQGISQTHQNHAAEGNIVKYQTEMSYVQPYHSHQPKMNFMGAHPAPMPVSPGTFFGPPSTYWNSPSSPIYPGAAMTRHPATHSHLSSYY; encoded by the exons ATGCACATGAAGACAGAGATCAATTCGCCAGGCGGGTACAGCCACGTGTCCAAGCAGAGCCCCGAGCCTGACTGGGTGTCCGCAGCGCCGCAAAACCCCGGCAAGAGAGGCGAGCACGTCAATGGAAGCAA CCACGAGTCCCCGGTGGACTGCAGCGTCACAAAACGCTCCAGACACATGAGCAACGACGGAGTCACCACTGCGTACCAGCCCTCGTACACGGAGCCCCGTGTCAGCCCGCAGAATGTGACCCCGCCCAGCAGCACCACTGAGGAGAAGCGGGTCATTGTGCCAGCAG ATCCTGAGGTTTGGACTCAAGACCATGTGCGTCAGTGGCTGGACTGGGCCATCAAAGAGTACGTACTGGAGGAAGTAGACATCATGCTCTTCCAGGCACTGGACGGCAAGGCCCTGTGCAAGCTGACCAAAGAGGACATGATGCATCTCACGTCCGCCTATAACGCAGACATCCTGCTCTCGCACCTCAATTACCTCCGGCAGA GTAGCCCGACATTCTCGTACTCCACGActccctccaacaacacaccgccGCCAGTCCCACCACCTCAACCCAGACTACAGGTGAAAGCAG AAAGCAGTTTTGAAGAGATCGGACGCAGGAACAGCTGGTCCGCCAACAGCATGACGGTAGTGCCCAAAG GCTCATCCATGGAGCACCAACACAACAGAGTGACGGAACCTGCTCCAAGAATTGTCCTAG ACCCTTATCAAACATTGGGGCCCATAAGCAGCCGCCTAGCAAACCCAG AAGGCCAAGCCGTCGGCTCGTCCAAGAACCGAACAGGCAAGCAAAGTTCGTACAAGTTGCCTGACCTCAGCGCCCAAAGGCCTGTGG GTTCAGGCCAGATCCAGCTGTGGCAGTTCCTGCTCGAGCTGCTGTCCGACAGCAACAACGCCAACATCATCACCTGGGAGGGCACCAACGGCGAGTTCAAGATGACCGACCCGGACGAGGTGGCCAAGCGCTGGGGCGAGCGCAAGAGCAAGCCCAACATGAACTATGACAAGCTGAGCCGCGCCCTGCGCTACTACTACGACAAGAACATCATGACCAAAGTGCACGGCAAGCGCTATGCCTACAAGTTCGACTTCCAGGGCATCTCGCAGACGCACCAGAACCACGCGGCCGAGGGCAACATCGTCAAATACCAGACGGAGATGTCTTACGTGCAGCCCTACCACAGCCACCAGCCCAAAATGAACTTCATGGGGGCCCACCCGGCGCCCATGCCCGTCTCCCCGGGCACCTTTTTTGGCCCTCCGTCCACATACTGGAACTCGCCAAGCAGCCCCATCTACCCCGGGGCCGCCATGACCAGGCATCCCGCCACTCACTCCCACCTGAGTTCGTACTACTGA
- the fli1rs gene encoding fli-1 proto-oncogene, ETS transcription factor-related sequence isoform X1, translating into MDCTIKEALSVVSEDQPIYETSYTAAMHMKTEINSPGGYSHVSKQSPEPDWVSAAPQNPGKRGEHVNGSNHESPVDCSVTKRSRHMSNDGVTTAYQPSYTEPRVSPQNVTPPSSTTEEKRVIVPADPEVWTQDHVRQWLDWAIKEYVLEEVDIMLFQALDGKALCKLTKEDMMHLTSAYNADILLSHLNYLRQSSPTFSYSTTPSNNTPPPVPPPQPRLQVKAESSFEEIGRRNSWSANSMTVVPKGSSMEHQHNRVTEPAPRIVLDPYQTLGPISSRLANPEGQAVGSSKNRTGKQSSYKLPDLSAQRPVGSGQIQLWQFLLELLSDSNNANIITWEGTNGEFKMTDPDEVAKRWGERKSKPNMNYDKLSRALRYYYDKNIMTKVHGKRYAYKFDFQGISQTHQNHAAEGNIVKYQTEMSYVQPYHSHQPKMNFMGAHPAPMPVSPGTFFGPPSTYWNSPSSPIYPGAAMTRHPATHSHLSSYY; encoded by the exons GAAGCGCTGTCTGTGGTGAGTGAGGACCAGCCCATATACGAGACGTCCTACACGGCGGCTATGCACATGAAGACAGAGATCAATTCGCCAGGCGGGTACAGCCACGTGTCCAAGCAGAGCCCCGAGCCTGACTGGGTGTCCGCAGCGCCGCAAAACCCCGGCAAGAGAGGCGAGCACGTCAATGGAAGCAA CCACGAGTCCCCGGTGGACTGCAGCGTCACAAAACGCTCCAGACACATGAGCAACGACGGAGTCACCACTGCGTACCAGCCCTCGTACACGGAGCCCCGTGTCAGCCCGCAGAATGTGACCCCGCCCAGCAGCACCACTGAGGAGAAGCGGGTCATTGTGCCAGCAG ATCCTGAGGTTTGGACTCAAGACCATGTGCGTCAGTGGCTGGACTGGGCCATCAAAGAGTACGTACTGGAGGAAGTAGACATCATGCTCTTCCAGGCACTGGACGGCAAGGCCCTGTGCAAGCTGACCAAAGAGGACATGATGCATCTCACGTCCGCCTATAACGCAGACATCCTGCTCTCGCACCTCAATTACCTCCGGCAGA GTAGCCCGACATTCTCGTACTCCACGActccctccaacaacacaccgccGCCAGTCCCACCACCTCAACCCAGACTACAGGTGAAAGCAG AAAGCAGTTTTGAAGAGATCGGACGCAGGAACAGCTGGTCCGCCAACAGCATGACGGTAGTGCCCAAAG GCTCATCCATGGAGCACCAACACAACAGAGTGACGGAACCTGCTCCAAGAATTGTCCTAG ACCCTTATCAAACATTGGGGCCCATAAGCAGCCGCCTAGCAAACCCAG AAGGCCAAGCCGTCGGCTCGTCCAAGAACCGAACAGGCAAGCAAAGTTCGTACAAGTTGCCTGACCTCAGCGCCCAAAGGCCTGTGG GTTCAGGCCAGATCCAGCTGTGGCAGTTCCTGCTCGAGCTGCTGTCCGACAGCAACAACGCCAACATCATCACCTGGGAGGGCACCAACGGCGAGTTCAAGATGACCGACCCGGACGAGGTGGCCAAGCGCTGGGGCGAGCGCAAGAGCAAGCCCAACATGAACTATGACAAGCTGAGCCGCGCCCTGCGCTACTACTACGACAAGAACATCATGACCAAAGTGCACGGCAAGCGCTATGCCTACAAGTTCGACTTCCAGGGCATCTCGCAGACGCACCAGAACCACGCGGCCGAGGGCAACATCGTCAAATACCAGACGGAGATGTCTTACGTGCAGCCCTACCACAGCCACCAGCCCAAAATGAACTTCATGGGGGCCCACCCGGCGCCCATGCCCGTCTCCCCGGGCACCTTTTTTGGCCCTCCGTCCACATACTGGAACTCGCCAAGCAGCCCCATCTACCCCGGGGCCGCCATGACCAGGCATCCCGCCACTCACTCCCACCTGAGTTCGTACTACTGA
- the fli1rs gene encoding fli-1 proto-oncogene, ETS transcription factor-related sequence isoform X3 codes for MDCTIKEALSVVSEDQPIYETSYTAAMHMKTEINSPGGYSHVSKQSPEPDWVSAAPQNPGKRGEHVNGSNHESPVDCSVTKRSRHMSNDGVTTAYQPSYTEPRVSPQNVTPPSSTTEEKRVIVPADPEVWTQDHVRQWLDWAIKEYVLEEVDIMLFQALDGKALCKLTKEDMMHLTSAYNADILLSHLNYLRQSSPTFSYSTTPSNNTPPPVPPPQPRLQVKAESSFEEIGRRNSWSANSMTVVPKGSSMEHQHNRVTEPAPRIVLDPYQTLGPISSRLANPGSGQIQLWQFLLELLSDSNNANIITWEGTNGEFKMTDPDEVAKRWGERKSKPNMNYDKLSRALRYYYDKNIMTKVHGKRYAYKFDFQGISQTHQNHAAEGNIVKYQTEMSYVQPYHSHQPKMNFMGAHPAPMPVSPGTFFGPPSTYWNSPSSPIYPGAAMTRHPATHSHLSSYY; via the exons GAAGCGCTGTCTGTGGTGAGTGAGGACCAGCCCATATACGAGACGTCCTACACGGCGGCTATGCACATGAAGACAGAGATCAATTCGCCAGGCGGGTACAGCCACGTGTCCAAGCAGAGCCCCGAGCCTGACTGGGTGTCCGCAGCGCCGCAAAACCCCGGCAAGAGAGGCGAGCACGTCAATGGAAGCAA CCACGAGTCCCCGGTGGACTGCAGCGTCACAAAACGCTCCAGACACATGAGCAACGACGGAGTCACCACTGCGTACCAGCCCTCGTACACGGAGCCCCGTGTCAGCCCGCAGAATGTGACCCCGCCCAGCAGCACCACTGAGGAGAAGCGGGTCATTGTGCCAGCAG ATCCTGAGGTTTGGACTCAAGACCATGTGCGTCAGTGGCTGGACTGGGCCATCAAAGAGTACGTACTGGAGGAAGTAGACATCATGCTCTTCCAGGCACTGGACGGCAAGGCCCTGTGCAAGCTGACCAAAGAGGACATGATGCATCTCACGTCCGCCTATAACGCAGACATCCTGCTCTCGCACCTCAATTACCTCCGGCAGA GTAGCCCGACATTCTCGTACTCCACGActccctccaacaacacaccgccGCCAGTCCCACCACCTCAACCCAGACTACAGGTGAAAGCAG AAAGCAGTTTTGAAGAGATCGGACGCAGGAACAGCTGGTCCGCCAACAGCATGACGGTAGTGCCCAAAG GCTCATCCATGGAGCACCAACACAACAGAGTGACGGAACCTGCTCCAAGAATTGTCCTAG ACCCTTATCAAACATTGGGGCCCATAAGCAGCCGCCTAGCAAACCCAG GTTCAGGCCAGATCCAGCTGTGGCAGTTCCTGCTCGAGCTGCTGTCCGACAGCAACAACGCCAACATCATCACCTGGGAGGGCACCAACGGCGAGTTCAAGATGACCGACCCGGACGAGGTGGCCAAGCGCTGGGGCGAGCGCAAGAGCAAGCCCAACATGAACTATGACAAGCTGAGCCGCGCCCTGCGCTACTACTACGACAAGAACATCATGACCAAAGTGCACGGCAAGCGCTATGCCTACAAGTTCGACTTCCAGGGCATCTCGCAGACGCACCAGAACCACGCGGCCGAGGGCAACATCGTCAAATACCAGACGGAGATGTCTTACGTGCAGCCCTACCACAGCCACCAGCCCAAAATGAACTTCATGGGGGCCCACCCGGCGCCCATGCCCGTCTCCCCGGGCACCTTTTTTGGCCCTCCGTCCACATACTGGAACTCGCCAAGCAGCCCCATCTACCCCGGGGCCGCCATGACCAGGCATCCCGCCACTCACTCCCACCTGAGTTCGTACTACTGA
- the zp3d.2 gene encoding zona pellucida sperm-binding protein 3d.2 isoform X2, protein MFVVPLLGFLTLFAASQADEARQLSPRRASPQTKDAILTQGPRKARPPYLKLPVYVTSELPPREKLHLFPATGTGLEPLPGPVQGRLLPAQPGRKPRGPAEDSVKTLCKMDKMLVKVPKGILGGGEVKSEIKLGTCGAKKSSKNYVYFVSKLSQCGTKRQILNGHVTYWNTLQYEPEMPEGFVRRTAPFTLPVACNYTRYQYSYKIGYLPKIRIRQIVKVMRNSANFILTPRNAQWERLSSWDQYVLGEPMYFEAEGPPMPDDMRLYLRSCYVTPDKSHTSTPQFAVVTNFGCMAESKYGRSRFIAYKNNAVRFSVDAFLFRGMTNQLHMHCSMSAESASPTPTAKSCNYDTHAARWVELYGSDWVCACCNSNCGPAAPAVRTMTSSSGGWMVQPERQFFKNKKTTSLPHTKAAPPVKVMASATTTEAKPERRTDLKWPFGGRGVEWVELDGEVKKVKGTTVVELDFLETQHIFEEPEVKVSKNSERKKPTTTVLTSPPRPRTAAEGTTTPWPEVKGRLDHTVTETEWPIGGGGVEWVEEEGDEEEEEVVKGSAVVLEEVKQPRRTFEDFFEFDQ, encoded by the exons ATGTTTGTTGTCCCGCTGCTCGGCTTCTTGACGCTGTTTGCTGCCAGCCAGGCGGACGAAGCGCGGCAATTATCGCCAAGGCGCGCTTCACCGCAAACAAAAGACGCCATCTTGACTCAAGGCCCCCGCAAAGCAAGGCCACCTTACCTCAAACTTCCCGTCTACGTCACCTCCGAGCTTCCGCCGCGGGAGAAACTCCATCTGTTCCCGGCCACAGGCACCGGCCTGGAGCCTCTGCCCGGGCCCGTGCAGGGGCGTCTTCTCCCGGCGCAGCCTGGCCGGAAGCCGCGGGGCCCGGCGGAGGACTCGGTCAAGACTTTATGCAAAATGGACAAAATGCTCGTCAAAGTGCCAAAGGGCATTTTGGGCGGCGGGGAAGTAAAGTCTGAAATTAAACTTGGAACATGTGGAGCCAAGAAATCGTCGAAGAACTATGTTTACTTTGTGAGTAAACTGAGCCAGTGTGGAACCAAGCGACAG ATCCTCAATGGACATGTGACATATTGGAACACTTTGCAATACGAGCCGGAGATGCCCGAAGGATTCGTAAGAAGAACTGCACCCTTCACATTGCCTGTTGCCTGCAATTACACCAG GTATCAATACTCTTACAAAATTGGATACCTTCCGAAGATTCGCATCCGCCAGATCGTTAAAGTGATGAGGAACAGTGCGAATTTCATTCTGACTCCACGGAATG CTCAGTGGGAAAGGCTGTCCTCGTGGGATCAGTACGTGCTCGGGGAGCCCATGTACTTTGAGGCGGAAGGCCCGCCCATGCCCGACGACATGAGGCTGTATCTCCGCTCGTGTTACGTCACACCCGACAAGTCGCACACGTCCACACCTCAGTTTGCGGTCGTTACGAACTTCGG GTGCATGGCTGAGAGTAAATACGGTCGCTCCAGATTCATCGCGTACAAGAACAACGCCGTCCGTTTCTCCGTGGATGCTTTCTTGTTCAGAGGAATGACGAACCAA CTCCACATGCACTGCAGCATGTCTGCAGAAAGCGCCTCCCCCACGCCAACTGCGAAGTCCTGCAACTACGACACCCACGCAGCAAG ATGGGTGGAGCTTTATGGTTCAGATTGGGTGTGTGCCTGCTGCAACTCCAACTGTGGCCCTGCTGCCCCTGCAG TTCGCACAATGACCAGCAGCAGCGGAGGATGGATGGTGCAGCCTGAAAGGCAGTTCTTCAAGAACAAGAAGACGACATCGCTTCCTCACACCAAGGCAGCACCACCTGTGAAAGTGATGGCCTCGGCGACGACAACAGAGGCCAAGCCGGAGCGTCGCACAGATCTGAAGTGGCCGTTTGGAGGTAGAGGAGTGGAGTGGGTGGAGCTGGATGGGGAGGTGAAGAAGGTGAAAGGCACCACTGTCGTGGAGCTGGATTTCCTGGAAACTCAGCACATCTTTGAAG AGCCCGAAGTCAAAGTCTCCAAAAATTCAGAGAGGAAGAAGCCCACCACCACAGTGCTGACTTCACCACCACGACCGAGGACTGCCGCAGAGGGCACTACCACGCCTTGGCCTGAAGTGAAGGGTAGGCTGGACCATACCGTCACAGAGACGGAGTGGCCGATTGGAGGTGGAGGGGTAGAGTGGGTAGAGGAGGAGggtgatgaggaggaggaggaggtggtgaAGGGATCTGCTGTTGTGCTGGAGGAGGTCAAACAACCTCGTAGAACTTTTGAAGACTTCTTTGAGTTTGACCAATAA